A portion of the Hoplias malabaricus isolate fHopMal1 chromosome 1, fHopMal1.hap1, whole genome shotgun sequence genome contains these proteins:
- the mak gene encoding serine/threonine-protein kinase MAK isoform X6, with protein MKPENLLCMGPELVKIADFGLAREIRSQPPYTDYVSTRWYRAPEVLLRSSMYSSPIDMWAVGCIMAELYTLRPLFPGNSEVDEIFKICQVLGTVKKTDWPEGYQLAAAMNFRFPQCVPTPLKTLIPNASNEALTLMKDLLQWDPKKRPTAVQALRYPYFQVGQVLGPRAQTPDVRKMQTKLAQLSEPKTELQSASEPVLRSQTKVQGRSFHQPLQQIPLPQADRQVEPLPLNTQKRSVGNENSLSGLKSGRRRWGQTKLSDSWDESDRSDTAASTSKKPSMGLEEGKTNKEFISPPKEQKPLYTFSTVTKLPSNIKTNQPDSNLQCTSSARQHYLRQSRYLPGLISKSTPSAGEKESQRENIPAQHNKTLAPIGGAPGPRVSSEAEVCGTKASDKPKERLLEKIEQPTGNFVSTTYNLSGGYTPSFQKKEVGSVGQRIQLAPIGNQHALDLSATADSKTVKTKPSKPKPAASSSLNESSEDFDGWKRRAEKSQVKGPSYSALGRNSGNLLSRAAPVQPVHGRVDWAAKYGNHR; from the exons ATGAAGCCAGAGAATCTACTGTGTATGGGTCCTGAGCTAGTTAAAATAGCGGATTTTGGTCTGGCCAGAGAGATCCGCTCTCAGCCTCCCTACACGGACTATGTCTCCACACGATG GTATCGAGCTCCAGAGGTCCTCTTGAGGTCATCAATGTATAGTTCACCCATTGACATGTGGGCAGTGGGTTGCATCATGGCAGAGCTTTACACCTTACGACCCCTTTTCCCTGGCAACAGTGAAGTTGATGAGATCTTCAAAATTTGCCAGGTGCTTGGTACAGTCAAGAAG ACCGATTGGCCAGAGGGATATCAGCTGGCTGCAGCAATGAACTTCCGCTTCCCTCAATGTGTGCCCACACCTCTGAAGACCCTCATTCCCAATGCCAGTAATGAAGCTCTCACATTAATGAAAGATCTTCTGCAGTGGGACCCAAAGAAGAGGCCAACGGCTGTGCAG GCACTGAGGTACCCCTACTTCCAAGTGGGCCAAGTGTTAGGCCCCCGAGCGCAGACCCCTGACGTCCGAAAGATGCAGACGAAGCTAGCTCAGCTCAGTGAGCCCAAAACCGAACTGCAGTCAGCTTCAGAACCAGTCCTACGCTCTCAGACCAAGGTCCAGGGGAGAAGCTTCCATCAGCCATTGCAGCAAATCCCTCTGCCTCAAGCAGATCGCCAAGTTGAGCCTCTACCACTTAATACACAAAAG AGGTCGGTGGGAAATGAGAACAGTTTGTCAGGACTGAAGAGTGGACGGAGACGGTGGGGGCAGACCAAGCTGTCTGACAGCTGGGATGAATCCGATCGCTCAGACACTGCTGCGTCCACCTCAAAGAAGCCTAGCATGGGTTTAGAAGAAGGCAAAACAAACAAGGAGTTTATTTCACC GCCAAAGGAACAAAAACCTCTCTACACATTTAGCACTGTAACAAAACTACCGAGCAACATCAAAACCAACCAGCCAGACTCCAATCTACAATGCACTTCTTCAGCTAGACAGCATTATCTGCGCCAATCAAGATACCTGCCTG GTTTGATTAGTAAGAGCACACCCTCAGCTGGAGAAAAGgagtctcagagagagaacataccggcccaacacaacaaaacactcGCACCTATTGGAGGAGCACCGGGTCCCCGAGTCAGTTCAG AAGCAGAAGTGTGTGGCACTAAGGCCTCAGATAAGCCCAAAGAACGGCTACTAGAGAAAATTGAACAGCCCACAG GTAACTTTGTCAGCACCACGTATAATCTCTCTGGGGGTTATACCCCATCTTTCCAAAAGAAGGAGGTTGGATCTGTTGGACAGAGGATTCAGCTTGCACCAATTGGAAACCAGCATGCCC TTGATCTTTCTGCTACTGCTGATTCTAAAACTGTCAAAACAAAGCCTTCAAAACCAAAACCTGCTGCCTCTTCTTCACTGAATGAGAGTTCTGAAG ATTTCGATGGGTGGAAAAGAAGAGCAGAAAAATCGCAGGTCAAAGGACCAAGTTACTCAGCCTTGGGGAGAAACTCTGGAAACCTGCTCTCTCGAGCAGCTCCTGTCCAACCTGTCCATGGCCGAGTGGACTGGGCCGCAAAGTACGGGAACCATCGGTAG